One segment of Thunnus thynnus chromosome 19, fThuThy2.1, whole genome shotgun sequence DNA contains the following:
- the srek1 gene encoding splicing regulatory glutamine/lysine-rich protein 1 isoform X3 — MVHDQYVSSTGKIPEEAKALSLLAPATPVPSLIPGGGLLPIPTPAPLQNLNLPIVNRLSASLDPAASAHSQPPLMGNVDPSKIDEIRRTVYVGNLNSQTTTAEQLLEFFKQVGDVKFVRMAGDETQPTRFAFVEFVEQDSVARALTFNGVMFGDRPLKVNHSNNAIVKPPELTPQAAAKELESVMKRVREAQSTIAAAIEPAETKKRSSSRSRRSRRSRSRSRSLSHSRTRRKRSRSKHRPSQKSWPRSDSHSSRSNHKRRSRSRDKRHSRSRSRGHKRRSKDRSRSPRRKARSPSPKRSKKDRRRERSRERRDRSASRKRSRKDEDRIKSKAKPLKVERDYNREEKDDYESDREDSATPSEDMTSSPFTQHNGSYKHHHEEDASVGANSTK, encoded by the exons ATGGTTCATGACCAATATGTTTCCAGTACAG GGAAGATCCCAGAAGAGGCCAAGGCTTTGTCACTGTTGGCACCTGCTACCCCAGTGCCCAGTCTGATTCCTGGCGGGGGACTACTACCTATTCCTACTCCAGCTCCACTTCAGAAT CTGAACCTCCCCATAGTGAACCGGCTATCAGCTAGTCTCGACCCCGCGGCGTCAGCCCACTCCCAGCCCCCCCTCATGGGAAATGTAGATCCCTCAAAAATCGATGAGATCAGGCGGACCGTCTACGTCGGCAACTTGAACTCACAG ACCACCACCGCAGAGCAGCTGTTGGAGTTCTTCAAGCAGGTGGGAGACGTAAAGTTTGTGCGGATGGCCGGAGACGAGACTCAGCCGACGCGTTTCGCCTTCGTAGAGTTTGTCGAGCAGGACTCCGTCGCCAGAGCCCTGACCTTCAACGGAGTCATGTTTGGCGACAGGCCCCTGAA gGTTAATCATTCCAACAACGCCATAGTAAAACCCCCAGAGCTGACGCCACAGGCTGCTGCTAAGGAGCTAGAAAGTGTGATGAAGAGGGTGAGGGAGGCCCAGTCTACCATCGCTGCTGCAATAGAACCAG CAGAAACAAAGAAGCGTTCCTCCAGTCGGTCTAGAAGGTCACGCCGGTCACGCTCACGGTCACGCTCCCTTTCACACTCAAGAACGCGGAGGAAAAGGTCCCGTTCGAAACACAG ACCGTCACAGAAGTCATGGCCGAGGAGTGACTCCCACAGTTCCCGAAGTAACCACAAGAGGCGCTCTCGATCCAGAGACAAGAGACACAGCCGTAGTCGCTCAAG GGGCCACAAAAGGAGGAGTAAGGATCGGTCCAGGAGCCCTCGAAGGAAAGCCAGATCACCCTCACCAAAAAG AAGTAAGAAAGACAGGAGGAGGGAGCGAAGCAGGGAAAGAAGAGATCGCTCCGCATCAAGGAAGAGGAGCCGCAAAGACGAGGACAGGATAAAAAGCAAGGCCAAGCCACTGAAG GTGGAAAGGGACTACAACAGGGAAGAAAAGGACGACTACGAAAGCGACAGAGAAGACTCGGCCACACCGAGCGAGGACATGACGTCATCACCCTTCACCCAGCACAACGGCAGCTACAAGCATCACCACGAGGAGGACGCGTCGGTGGGCGCTAACAGCACCAAGTGA
- the srek1 gene encoding splicing regulatory glutamine/lysine-rich protein 1 isoform X2, with protein sequence MSGIPGTAVVQVTNLSSAVSSEQMRTLFGFLGDIEELRLYPPDNAPLSFSSKVCYIKYRDPSSVGVAQHLTNTVFIDRALIVVPCAEGKIPEEAKALSLLAPATPVPSLIPGGGLLPIPTPAPLQNLNLPIVNRLSASLDPAASAHSQPPLMGNVDPSKIDEIRRTVYVGNLNSQTTTAEQLLEFFKQVGDVKFVRMAGDETQPTRFAFVEFVEQDSVARALTFNGVMFGDRPLKVNHSNNAIVKPPELTPQAAAKELESVMKRVREAQSTIAAAIEPETKKRSSSRSRRSRRSRSRSRSLSHSRTRRKRSRSKHRPSQKSWPRSDSHSSRSNHKRRSRSRDKRHSRSRSRGHKRRSKDRSRSPRRKARSPSPKRSKKDRRRERSRERRDRSASRKRSRKDEDRIKSKAKPLKVERDYNREEKDDYESDREDSATPSEDMTSSPFTQHNGSYKHHHEEDASVGANSTK encoded by the exons ATGAGCGGGATACCGGGGACTGCTGTCGTCCAGGTCACCAACCTGTCCTCGGCGGTGAGCAGCGAGCAGATGCGCACACTGTTCGGTTTCCTGGGAGACATCGAGGAGCTGCGGCTCTACCCGCCCGA caatgcccctctgtctttctcctccaAAGTGTGTTATATAAAGTACCGAGACCCTTCCAGTGTTGGTGTGGCGCAACATCTCACCaatactgtttttattgacaGAGCTTTGATAGTAGTGCCATGTGCGGAAG GGAAGATCCCAGAAGAGGCCAAGGCTTTGTCACTGTTGGCACCTGCTACCCCAGTGCCCAGTCTGATTCCTGGCGGGGGACTACTACCTATTCCTACTCCAGCTCCACTTCAGAAT CTGAACCTCCCCATAGTGAACCGGCTATCAGCTAGTCTCGACCCCGCGGCGTCAGCCCACTCCCAGCCCCCCCTCATGGGAAATGTAGATCCCTCAAAAATCGATGAGATCAGGCGGACCGTCTACGTCGGCAACTTGAACTCACAG ACCACCACCGCAGAGCAGCTGTTGGAGTTCTTCAAGCAGGTGGGAGACGTAAAGTTTGTGCGGATGGCCGGAGACGAGACTCAGCCGACGCGTTTCGCCTTCGTAGAGTTTGTCGAGCAGGACTCCGTCGCCAGAGCCCTGACCTTCAACGGAGTCATGTTTGGCGACAGGCCCCTGAA gGTTAATCATTCCAACAACGCCATAGTAAAACCCCCAGAGCTGACGCCACAGGCTGCTGCTAAGGAGCTAGAAAGTGTGATGAAGAGGGTGAGGGAGGCCCAGTCTACCATCGCTGCTGCAATAGAACCAG AAACAAAGAAGCGTTCCTCCAGTCGGTCTAGAAGGTCACGCCGGTCACGCTCACGGTCACGCTCCCTTTCACACTCAAGAACGCGGAGGAAAAGGTCCCGTTCGAAACACAG ACCGTCACAGAAGTCATGGCCGAGGAGTGACTCCCACAGTTCCCGAAGTAACCACAAGAGGCGCTCTCGATCCAGAGACAAGAGACACAGCCGTAGTCGCTCAAG GGGCCACAAAAGGAGGAGTAAGGATCGGTCCAGGAGCCCTCGAAGGAAAGCCAGATCACCCTCACCAAAAAG AAGTAAGAAAGACAGGAGGAGGGAGCGAAGCAGGGAAAGAAGAGATCGCTCCGCATCAAGGAAGAGGAGCCGCAAAGACGAGGACAGGATAAAAAGCAAGGCCAAGCCACTGAAG GTGGAAAGGGACTACAACAGGGAAGAAAAGGACGACTACGAAAGCGACAGAGAAGACTCGGCCACACCGAGCGAGGACATGACGTCATCACCCTTCACCCAGCACAACGGCAGCTACAAGCATCACCACGAGGAGGACGCGTCGGTGGGCGCTAACAGCACCAAGTGA
- the srek1 gene encoding splicing regulatory glutamine/lysine-rich protein 1 isoform X1, with protein sequence MSGIPGTAVVQVTNLSSAVSSEQMRTLFGFLGDIEELRLYPPDNAPLSFSSKVCYIKYRDPSSVGVAQHLTNTVFIDRALIVVPCAEGKIPEEAKALSLLAPATPVPSLIPGGGLLPIPTPAPLQNLNLPIVNRLSASLDPAASAHSQPPLMGNVDPSKIDEIRRTVYVGNLNSQTTTAEQLLEFFKQVGDVKFVRMAGDETQPTRFAFVEFVEQDSVARALTFNGVMFGDRPLKVNHSNNAIVKPPELTPQAAAKELESVMKRVREAQSTIAAAIEPAETKKRSSSRSRRSRRSRSRSRSLSHSRTRRKRSRSKHRPSQKSWPRSDSHSSRSNHKRRSRSRDKRHSRSRSRGHKRRSKDRSRSPRRKARSPSPKRSKKDRRRERSRERRDRSASRKRSRKDEDRIKSKAKPLKVERDYNREEKDDYESDREDSATPSEDMTSSPFTQHNGSYKHHHEEDASVGANSTK encoded by the exons ATGAGCGGGATACCGGGGACTGCTGTCGTCCAGGTCACCAACCTGTCCTCGGCGGTGAGCAGCGAGCAGATGCGCACACTGTTCGGTTTCCTGGGAGACATCGAGGAGCTGCGGCTCTACCCGCCCGA caatgcccctctgtctttctcctccaAAGTGTGTTATATAAAGTACCGAGACCCTTCCAGTGTTGGTGTGGCGCAACATCTCACCaatactgtttttattgacaGAGCTTTGATAGTAGTGCCATGTGCGGAAG GGAAGATCCCAGAAGAGGCCAAGGCTTTGTCACTGTTGGCACCTGCTACCCCAGTGCCCAGTCTGATTCCTGGCGGGGGACTACTACCTATTCCTACTCCAGCTCCACTTCAGAAT CTGAACCTCCCCATAGTGAACCGGCTATCAGCTAGTCTCGACCCCGCGGCGTCAGCCCACTCCCAGCCCCCCCTCATGGGAAATGTAGATCCCTCAAAAATCGATGAGATCAGGCGGACCGTCTACGTCGGCAACTTGAACTCACAG ACCACCACCGCAGAGCAGCTGTTGGAGTTCTTCAAGCAGGTGGGAGACGTAAAGTTTGTGCGGATGGCCGGAGACGAGACTCAGCCGACGCGTTTCGCCTTCGTAGAGTTTGTCGAGCAGGACTCCGTCGCCAGAGCCCTGACCTTCAACGGAGTCATGTTTGGCGACAGGCCCCTGAA gGTTAATCATTCCAACAACGCCATAGTAAAACCCCCAGAGCTGACGCCACAGGCTGCTGCTAAGGAGCTAGAAAGTGTGATGAAGAGGGTGAGGGAGGCCCAGTCTACCATCGCTGCTGCAATAGAACCAG CAGAAACAAAGAAGCGTTCCTCCAGTCGGTCTAGAAGGTCACGCCGGTCACGCTCACGGTCACGCTCCCTTTCACACTCAAGAACGCGGAGGAAAAGGTCCCGTTCGAAACACAG ACCGTCACAGAAGTCATGGCCGAGGAGTGACTCCCACAGTTCCCGAAGTAACCACAAGAGGCGCTCTCGATCCAGAGACAAGAGACACAGCCGTAGTCGCTCAAG GGGCCACAAAAGGAGGAGTAAGGATCGGTCCAGGAGCCCTCGAAGGAAAGCCAGATCACCCTCACCAAAAAG AAGTAAGAAAGACAGGAGGAGGGAGCGAAGCAGGGAAAGAAGAGATCGCTCCGCATCAAGGAAGAGGAGCCGCAAAGACGAGGACAGGATAAAAAGCAAGGCCAAGCCACTGAAG GTGGAAAGGGACTACAACAGGGAAGAAAAGGACGACTACGAAAGCGACAGAGAAGACTCGGCCACACCGAGCGAGGACATGACGTCATCACCCTTCACCCAGCACAACGGCAGCTACAAGCATCACCACGAGGAGGACGCGTCGGTGGGCGCTAACAGCACCAAGTGA